A window of Tursiops truncatus isolate mTurTru1 chromosome 8, mTurTru1.mat.Y, whole genome shotgun sequence contains these coding sequences:
- the SIRT3 gene encoding NAD-dependent protein deacetylase sirtuin-3, mitochondrial isoform X5, with protein sequence MALWACSVVPALRLWGLGGARPWTRRPCVAGGGRPISFSAGASSVSGSGGHSQKFLLQDIAELIKTRACQRVVVMVGAGISTPSGVPDFRSPGTGYYSNLQQYKIPYPEAIFELSFFFRDPKPFFTFAKELYPGNYRPNATHYFLRLLHDKGLLLRLYTQNIDGLERASGIPASKLVEAHGSFASATCTVCRRPFPGEDFWADVMVDTVPRCPVCTGVVKPDIVFFGEMLPHRFLLHLADFPMADLLLILGTSLELDGWDKLGE encoded by the exons ATGGCACTGTGGGCTTGTTCGGTTGTTCCCGCCCTCAGGCTTTGGGGCCTGGGAGGTGCGCGGCCCTGGACCCGCCGGCCTTG TGTTGCAGGTGGAGGAAGGCCCATATCTTTTTCTGCCGGTGCCTCAAGTGTCTCTGGAAGCGGAGGCCACAGTCAGAAGTTTCTCCTGCAGGACATTGCTGAGCTGATTAAAACCAGAGCCTGCCAGAGGGTGGTGGTCATGGTGGGGGCCGGCATCAGCACACCCAGCGGCGTCCCAGACTTCAG ATCTCCAGGGACCGGATACTACAGCAACCTCCAGCAGTACAAGATCCCCTACCCCGAGGCCATTTTTgagctctcatttttctttcgCGATCCAAAGCCGTTTTTCACTTTTGCCAAGGAGCTGTACCCTGGGAACTATAGGCCTAATGCCACTCACTACTTCCTGCGACTGCTCCATGACAAGGGGCTGCTTCTGCGGCTCTACACACAGAACATCGATGGGCTTGAGAGAG CGTCTGGCATCCCTGCCTCAAAGCTCGTTGAAGCTCATGGATCCTTTGCCTCTGCCACCTGCACCGTCTGCCGAAGACCCTTCCCAGGGGAGGACTTTTGG GCCGACGTGATGGTGGACACGGTCCCACGCTGCCCGGTCTGCACTGGCGTTGTGAAGCCCGACATCGTATTCTTTGGGGAGATGCTGCCCCACAGGTTCCTGCTGCATCTGGCTGACTTCCCCATGGCAGACCTGCTGCTCATCCTTGGGACCTCTCTGGAG CTTGATGGTTGGGACAAATTAGGAGAGTGA
- the PSMD13 gene encoding 26S proteasome non-ATPase regulatory subunit 13: MKDVPGFLQQSQSSGPGQAAVWHRLEELYTKKLWHQLTLQVLDFVQDPCFAQGDGLIKLYENFISEFEHRVNPLSLVEIILHVVRQMTDPNVALTFLEKTREKVKSSDEAVILCKTAIGALKLNIGDLQVTKETIEDVEEMLNNLPGVTSVHSRFYDLSSKYYQTIGNHASYYKDALRFLGCVDIKDLPVSEQQERAFTLGLAGLLGEGVFNFGELLMHPVLESLRNTDRQWLIDTLYAFNSGNVERFQTLKTAWGQQPDLAASEAQLLRKIQLLCLMEMTFTRPANHRQLTFEEIAESAKVTVNEVELLVMKALSVGLVKGSIDEVDKRVHMTWVQPRVLDLQQIKGMKDRLEFWCTDVKSMEMLVEHQAHDILT, encoded by the exons ATGAAGGACGTACCCGGCTTCTTACAGCAGAGCCAGAGCTCCGGTCCCGGCCAGGCCGCCGTGTGGCACCGTCTGGAGGAGCTCTACACTAAGAA GTTGTGGCATCAGCTGACACTTCAGGTGCTTGACTTTGTGCAGGACCCATGCTTTGCCCAAGGAGATGGTCTCATTAAG CTTTATGAAAACTTCATCAGTGAATTTGAACACAG GGTGAATCCTTTGTCCCTGGTAGAAATCATTCTTCATGTAGTTAGACAGATGACTG ATCCTAATGTGGCTCTTACTTTTCTGGAAAAGACTCGTGAGAAG GTGAAAAGTAGCGATGAGGCAGTGATCCTGTGTAAAACCGCAATTGGAGCTCTAAAATTAAATATCGGGGACCTACAAGTTACAAAG GAAACAATTGAAGATGTTGAAGAAATGCTCAATAACCTCCCTGGGGTGACATCCGTTCACAGTCGTTTCTACGACCTCTCCAGTAAATACTATCAAACAATCGGAAACCATGCATCCTACTACAAAGATGCGCTGCGGTTTCTGGGCTGTGTTGACATCAAGGATCTGCCAG TGTCTGAGCAGCAAGAGAGAGCTTTCACGCTGGGACTAGCAGGACTTCTTGGCGAGGGAGTTTTCAACTTTGGAGAGCTG CTCATGCACCCCGTGCTAGAGTCACTGAGGAACACTGACCGGCAGTGGCTGATTGACACCCTCTATGCCTTTAACAGCGGCAATGTAGAGCGATTCCAGACTCTGAAGACCGCCTGGGGCCAGCAG CCTGATTTAGCAGCCAGCGAGGCCCAGCTTCTGAGGAAAATCCAGTTGCTGTGTCTCATGGAG atgacTTTCACACGACCTGCCAATCACAGACAACTCACCTTTGAAGAAATTGCCGAAAGTGCTAAAGTCACCGTGAACGAG GTGGAGTTGCTGGTGATGAAGGCCCTCTCGGTGGGGCTGGTGAAAGGCAGTATTGACGAGGTGGATAAGCGGGTTCACATGACCTGGGTGCAGCCCCGCGTGTTGGATTTGCAACAG ATCAAGGGGATGAAGGACCGCCTGGAGTTCTGGTGCACCGACGTGAAGAGCATGGAGATGCTGGTGGAACACCAGGCCCACGACATCCTCACCTAG
- the SIRT3 gene encoding NAD-dependent protein deacetylase sirtuin-3, mitochondrial isoform X6, translating into MPLTTSCDCSMTRGCFCGSTHRTSMGLREADVMVDTVPRCPVCTGVVKPDIVFFGEMLPHRFLLHLADFPMADLLLILGTSLEVEPFASLSEAVRSSVPRLLINRDLVGSLARHPRGRDVVQLGDVVHGVKRLVELLGWTEEMRDLIQRETGKPGLTLLEVDFTRMLEVIFLPSRETSHLLAVAASGLRAMSQPFPLTSTGKSPQPLATA; encoded by the exons ATGCCACTCACTACTTCCTGCGACTGCTCCATGACAAGGGGCTGCTTCTGCGGCTCTACACACAGAACATCGATGGGCTTGAGAGAG GCCGACGTGATGGTGGACACGGTCCCACGCTGCCCGGTCTGCACTGGCGTTGTGAAGCCCGACATCGTATTCTTTGGGGAGATGCTGCCCCACAGGTTCCTGCTGCATCTGGCTGACTTCCCCATGGCAGACCTGCTGCTCATCCTTGGGACCTCTCTGGAG GTGGAACCTTTCGCCAGCTTGTCTGAGGCCGTGAGGAGCTCGGTGCCCCGACTGCTCATCAACCGGGACTTGGTGGGGTCCTTGGCTAGGCATCCTCGGGGCAGGGATGTGGTCCAGCTGGGGGACGTGGTTCACGGTGTGAAAAGGCTGGTGGAGCTTCTGGGCTGGACGGAGGAGATGCGGGACCTCATCCAGCGGGAAACTGGAAAG CCAGGTTTAACACTGCTGGAAGTGGACTTCACTAGAATGCTGGAAGTTATATTCTTGCCATCTCGGGAAACCTCTCACCTTCTGGCTGTGGCTGCTTCAGGACTCAGGGCCATGAGTCAGCCCTTTCCTCTCACCTCCACTGGCAAAAGCCCCCAGCCTCTGGCTACAGCCTGA
- the SIRT3 gene encoding NAD-dependent protein deacetylase sirtuin-3, mitochondrial isoform X2: MALWACSVVPALRLWGLGGARPWTRRPCVAGGGRPISFSAGASSVSGSGGHSQKFLLQDIAELIKTRACQRVVVMVGAGISTPSGVPDFRSPGTGYYSNLQQYKIPYPEAIFELSFFFRDPKPFFTFAKELYPGNYRPNATHYFLRLLHDKGLLLRLYTQNIDGLERASGIPASKLVEAHGSFASATCTVCRRPFPGEDFWADVMVDTVPRCPVCTGVVKPDIVFFGEMLPHRFLLHLADFPMADLLLILGTSLEVEPFASLSEAVRSSVPRLLINRDLVGSLARHPRGRDVVQLGDVVHGVKRLVELLGWTEEMRDLIQRETGKVGTAESHGRGHLFYSGVWSTWSGALFG; this comes from the exons ATGGCACTGTGGGCTTGTTCGGTTGTTCCCGCCCTCAGGCTTTGGGGCCTGGGAGGTGCGCGGCCCTGGACCCGCCGGCCTTG TGTTGCAGGTGGAGGAAGGCCCATATCTTTTTCTGCCGGTGCCTCAAGTGTCTCTGGAAGCGGAGGCCACAGTCAGAAGTTTCTCCTGCAGGACATTGCTGAGCTGATTAAAACCAGAGCCTGCCAGAGGGTGGTGGTCATGGTGGGGGCCGGCATCAGCACACCCAGCGGCGTCCCAGACTTCAG ATCTCCAGGGACCGGATACTACAGCAACCTCCAGCAGTACAAGATCCCCTACCCCGAGGCCATTTTTgagctctcatttttctttcgCGATCCAAAGCCGTTTTTCACTTTTGCCAAGGAGCTGTACCCTGGGAACTATAGGCCTAATGCCACTCACTACTTCCTGCGACTGCTCCATGACAAGGGGCTGCTTCTGCGGCTCTACACACAGAACATCGATGGGCTTGAGAGAG CGTCTGGCATCCCTGCCTCAAAGCTCGTTGAAGCTCATGGATCCTTTGCCTCTGCCACCTGCACCGTCTGCCGAAGACCCTTCCCAGGGGAGGACTTTTGG GCCGACGTGATGGTGGACACGGTCCCACGCTGCCCGGTCTGCACTGGCGTTGTGAAGCCCGACATCGTATTCTTTGGGGAGATGCTGCCCCACAGGTTCCTGCTGCATCTGGCTGACTTCCCCATGGCAGACCTGCTGCTCATCCTTGGGACCTCTCTGGAG GTGGAACCTTTCGCCAGCTTGTCTGAGGCCGTGAGGAGCTCGGTGCCCCGACTGCTCATCAACCGGGACTTGGTGGGGTCCTTGGCTAGGCATCCTCGGGGCAGGGATGTGGTCCAGCTGGGGGACGTGGTTCACGGTGTGAAAAGGCTGGTGGAGCTTCTGGGCTGGACGGAGGAGATGCGGGACCTCATCCAGCGGGAAACTGGAAAGGTAGGGACTGCTGAGAGTCACGGGAGGGGCCATCTCTTCTACTCTGGGGTCTGGTCAACCTGGAGTGGCGCCCTCTTTGGCTAA
- the SIRT3 gene encoding NAD-dependent protein deacetylase sirtuin-3, mitochondrial isoform X3: MALWACSVVPALRLWGLGGARPWTRRPCVAGGGRPISFSAGASSVSGSGGHSQKFLLQDIAELIKTRACQRVVVMVGAGISTPSGVPDFRSPGTGYYSNLQQYKIPYPEAIFELSFFFRDPKPFFTFAKELYPGNYRPNATHYFLRLLHDKGLLLRLYTQNIDGLERASGIPASKLVEAHGSFASATCTVCRRPFPGEDFWADVMVDTVPRCPVCTGVVKPDIVFFGEMLPHRFLLHLADFPMADLLLILGTSLEVEPFASLSEAVRSSVPRLLINRDLVGSLARHPRGRDVVQLGDVVHGVKRLVELLGWTEEMRDLIQRETGKLDGWDKLGE; the protein is encoded by the exons ATGGCACTGTGGGCTTGTTCGGTTGTTCCCGCCCTCAGGCTTTGGGGCCTGGGAGGTGCGCGGCCCTGGACCCGCCGGCCTTG TGTTGCAGGTGGAGGAAGGCCCATATCTTTTTCTGCCGGTGCCTCAAGTGTCTCTGGAAGCGGAGGCCACAGTCAGAAGTTTCTCCTGCAGGACATTGCTGAGCTGATTAAAACCAGAGCCTGCCAGAGGGTGGTGGTCATGGTGGGGGCCGGCATCAGCACACCCAGCGGCGTCCCAGACTTCAG ATCTCCAGGGACCGGATACTACAGCAACCTCCAGCAGTACAAGATCCCCTACCCCGAGGCCATTTTTgagctctcatttttctttcgCGATCCAAAGCCGTTTTTCACTTTTGCCAAGGAGCTGTACCCTGGGAACTATAGGCCTAATGCCACTCACTACTTCCTGCGACTGCTCCATGACAAGGGGCTGCTTCTGCGGCTCTACACACAGAACATCGATGGGCTTGAGAGAG CGTCTGGCATCCCTGCCTCAAAGCTCGTTGAAGCTCATGGATCCTTTGCCTCTGCCACCTGCACCGTCTGCCGAAGACCCTTCCCAGGGGAGGACTTTTGG GCCGACGTGATGGTGGACACGGTCCCACGCTGCCCGGTCTGCACTGGCGTTGTGAAGCCCGACATCGTATTCTTTGGGGAGATGCTGCCCCACAGGTTCCTGCTGCATCTGGCTGACTTCCCCATGGCAGACCTGCTGCTCATCCTTGGGACCTCTCTGGAG GTGGAACCTTTCGCCAGCTTGTCTGAGGCCGTGAGGAGCTCGGTGCCCCGACTGCTCATCAACCGGGACTTGGTGGGGTCCTTGGCTAGGCATCCTCGGGGCAGGGATGTGGTCCAGCTGGGGGACGTGGTTCACGGTGTGAAAAGGCTGGTGGAGCTTCTGGGCTGGACGGAGGAGATGCGGGACCTCATCCAGCGGGAAACTGGAAAG CTTGATGGTTGGGACAAATTAGGAGAGTGA
- the SIRT3 gene encoding NAD-dependent protein deacetylase sirtuin-3, mitochondrial isoform X7 — protein sequence MADVMVDTVPRCPVCTGVVKPDIVFFGEMLPHRFLLHLADFPMADLLLILGTSLEVEPFASLSEAVRSSVPRLLINRDLVGSLARHPRGRDVVQLGDVVHGVKRLVELLGWTEEMRDLIQRETGKPGLTLLEVDFTRMLEVIFLPSRETSHLLAVAASGLRAMSQPFPLTSTGKSPQPLATA from the exons ATG GCCGACGTGATGGTGGACACGGTCCCACGCTGCCCGGTCTGCACTGGCGTTGTGAAGCCCGACATCGTATTCTTTGGGGAGATGCTGCCCCACAGGTTCCTGCTGCATCTGGCTGACTTCCCCATGGCAGACCTGCTGCTCATCCTTGGGACCTCTCTGGAG GTGGAACCTTTCGCCAGCTTGTCTGAGGCCGTGAGGAGCTCGGTGCCCCGACTGCTCATCAACCGGGACTTGGTGGGGTCCTTGGCTAGGCATCCTCGGGGCAGGGATGTGGTCCAGCTGGGGGACGTGGTTCACGGTGTGAAAAGGCTGGTGGAGCTTCTGGGCTGGACGGAGGAGATGCGGGACCTCATCCAGCGGGAAACTGGAAAG CCAGGTTTAACACTGCTGGAAGTGGACTTCACTAGAATGCTGGAAGTTATATTCTTGCCATCTCGGGAAACCTCTCACCTTCTGGCTGTGGCTGCTTCAGGACTCAGGGCCATGAGTCAGCCCTTTCCTCTCACCTCCACTGGCAAAAGCCCCCAGCCTCTGGCTACAGCCTGA
- the SIRT3 gene encoding NAD-dependent protein deacetylase sirtuin-3, mitochondrial isoform X1: MALWACSVVPALRLWGLGGARPWTRRPCVAGGGRPISFSAGASSVSGSGGHSQKFLLQDIAELIKTRACQRVVVMVGAGISTPSGVPDFRSPGTGYYSNLQQYKIPYPEAIFELSFFFRDPKPFFTFAKELYPGNYRPNATHYFLRLLHDKGLLLRLYTQNIDGLERASGIPASKLVEAHGSFASATCTVCRRPFPGEDFWADVMVDTVPRCPVCTGVVKPDIVFFGEMLPHRFLLHLADFPMADLLLILGTSLEVEPFASLSEAVRSSVPRLLINRDLVGSLARHPRGRDVVQLGDVVHGVKRLVELLGWTEEMRDLIQRETGKPGLTLLEVDFTRMLEVIFLPSRETSHLLAVAASGLRAMSQPFPLTSTGKSPQPLATA; this comes from the exons ATGGCACTGTGGGCTTGTTCGGTTGTTCCCGCCCTCAGGCTTTGGGGCCTGGGAGGTGCGCGGCCCTGGACCCGCCGGCCTTG TGTTGCAGGTGGAGGAAGGCCCATATCTTTTTCTGCCGGTGCCTCAAGTGTCTCTGGAAGCGGAGGCCACAGTCAGAAGTTTCTCCTGCAGGACATTGCTGAGCTGATTAAAACCAGAGCCTGCCAGAGGGTGGTGGTCATGGTGGGGGCCGGCATCAGCACACCCAGCGGCGTCCCAGACTTCAG ATCTCCAGGGACCGGATACTACAGCAACCTCCAGCAGTACAAGATCCCCTACCCCGAGGCCATTTTTgagctctcatttttctttcgCGATCCAAAGCCGTTTTTCACTTTTGCCAAGGAGCTGTACCCTGGGAACTATAGGCCTAATGCCACTCACTACTTCCTGCGACTGCTCCATGACAAGGGGCTGCTTCTGCGGCTCTACACACAGAACATCGATGGGCTTGAGAGAG CGTCTGGCATCCCTGCCTCAAAGCTCGTTGAAGCTCATGGATCCTTTGCCTCTGCCACCTGCACCGTCTGCCGAAGACCCTTCCCAGGGGAGGACTTTTGG GCCGACGTGATGGTGGACACGGTCCCACGCTGCCCGGTCTGCACTGGCGTTGTGAAGCCCGACATCGTATTCTTTGGGGAGATGCTGCCCCACAGGTTCCTGCTGCATCTGGCTGACTTCCCCATGGCAGACCTGCTGCTCATCCTTGGGACCTCTCTGGAG GTGGAACCTTTCGCCAGCTTGTCTGAGGCCGTGAGGAGCTCGGTGCCCCGACTGCTCATCAACCGGGACTTGGTGGGGTCCTTGGCTAGGCATCCTCGGGGCAGGGATGTGGTCCAGCTGGGGGACGTGGTTCACGGTGTGAAAAGGCTGGTGGAGCTTCTGGGCTGGACGGAGGAGATGCGGGACCTCATCCAGCGGGAAACTGGAAAG CCAGGTTTAACACTGCTGGAAGTGGACTTCACTAGAATGCTGGAAGTTATATTCTTGCCATCTCGGGAAACCTCTCACCTTCTGGCTGTGGCTGCTTCAGGACTCAGGGCCATGAGTCAGCCCTTTCCTCTCACCTCCACTGGCAAAAGCCCCCAGCCTCTGGCTACAGCCTGA
- the SIRT3 gene encoding NAD-dependent protein deacetylase sirtuin-3, mitochondrial isoform X4 has product MVGAGISTPSGVPDFRSPGTGYYSNLQQYKIPYPEAIFELSFFFRDPKPFFTFAKELYPGNYRPNATHYFLRLLHDKGLLLRLYTQNIDGLERASGIPASKLVEAHGSFASATCTVCRRPFPGEDFWADVMVDTVPRCPVCTGVVKPDIVFFGEMLPHRFLLHLADFPMADLLLILGTSLEVEPFASLSEAVRSSVPRLLINRDLVGSLARHPRGRDVVQLGDVVHGVKRLVELLGWTEEMRDLIQRETGKPGLTLLEVDFTRMLEVIFLPSRETSHLLAVAASGLRAMSQPFPLTSTGKSPQPLATA; this is encoded by the exons ATGGTGGGGGCCGGCATCAGCACACCCAGCGGCGTCCCAGACTTCAG ATCTCCAGGGACCGGATACTACAGCAACCTCCAGCAGTACAAGATCCCCTACCCCGAGGCCATTTTTgagctctcatttttctttcgCGATCCAAAGCCGTTTTTCACTTTTGCCAAGGAGCTGTACCCTGGGAACTATAGGCCTAATGCCACTCACTACTTCCTGCGACTGCTCCATGACAAGGGGCTGCTTCTGCGGCTCTACACACAGAACATCGATGGGCTTGAGAGAG CGTCTGGCATCCCTGCCTCAAAGCTCGTTGAAGCTCATGGATCCTTTGCCTCTGCCACCTGCACCGTCTGCCGAAGACCCTTCCCAGGGGAGGACTTTTGG GCCGACGTGATGGTGGACACGGTCCCACGCTGCCCGGTCTGCACTGGCGTTGTGAAGCCCGACATCGTATTCTTTGGGGAGATGCTGCCCCACAGGTTCCTGCTGCATCTGGCTGACTTCCCCATGGCAGACCTGCTGCTCATCCTTGGGACCTCTCTGGAG GTGGAACCTTTCGCCAGCTTGTCTGAGGCCGTGAGGAGCTCGGTGCCCCGACTGCTCATCAACCGGGACTTGGTGGGGTCCTTGGCTAGGCATCCTCGGGGCAGGGATGTGGTCCAGCTGGGGGACGTGGTTCACGGTGTGAAAAGGCTGGTGGAGCTTCTGGGCTGGACGGAGGAGATGCGGGACCTCATCCAGCGGGAAACTGGAAAG CCAGGTTTAACACTGCTGGAAGTGGACTTCACTAGAATGCTGGAAGTTATATTCTTGCCATCTCGGGAAACCTCTCACCTTCTGGCTGTGGCTGCTTCAGGACTCAGGGCCATGAGTCAGCCCTTTCCTCTCACCTCCACTGGCAAAAGCCCCCAGCCTCTGGCTACAGCCTGA